Proteins found in one Drosophila innubila isolate TH190305 chromosome X, UK_Dinn_1.0, whole genome shotgun sequence genomic segment:
- the LOC117783779 gene encoding cytosolic endo-beta-N-acetylglucosaminidase produces the protein MSDQSEIDNSLAVETSLESDFNESNQKAGNDYDALFAGKQLCDFCATKCCTCGCPKLEAEPLRDNAQLWSFDLRSRDIDWRRYVRPLDTGVRGEAVYLDRQSTFMSSHRRAVNESNRRELLVCHDMMGNYLADRHYQSSAKFDDYRFMHWSAVDYFCYFSHQYVTIPPSGWLNAAHRHGVAVLGTYIVEGDEGSRHLHEVLSSVENVRRTVAALTRLCQHFHFEGWLVNVECSVRADCMPNLYLFVEELRHATETLVPHGRIFWYDSVIDSGILSWQNELNQRNVNFFRKSHGTLINYTWNESSLQRSEATVRQENAEAHRVFQGLDVFGRGQVARFQSAQTLARIARRGFSAGIFAPAWCYETLQQFGYNIRNENGDEAFNDAFLARNEKWWSSLWEHLATHPYCKLPFYTDFCVGSGRGNFECGNRDATARSFFNLSRQALQPSVPLSGNAEHSFNTAYAGGCALRILNFERAFRLFVTDFQLPLGVLLLGYAYRLDVDLEADSAAVDHQLDVVLRCRPPGRRSQHMYLFCGDYNDHIVTPGRSYISPLGAALPSNLVHEQLPSEQGTLGVNWRVRYYLVSFDGPVTLLDIGLKCRRPQLSRADAYFGAIYVQSLQLTDFNSLQGNDKLHIEAYKEQLWTEQTTT, from the exons ATGTCTGATCAAAGCGAAATAGACAATTCCTTGGCTGTGGAGACGTCTCTGGAATCCGACTTCAACGAGTCGAACCAAAAAGCCGGCAACGATTATGACGCCTTGTTCGCTGGCAAACAGCTGTGCGATTTTTGcgccacaaaatgttgcaccTGTGGCTGCC CCAAACTGGAGGCAGAGCCGCTTCGAGACAATGCCCAATTATGGTCATTTGACCTACGAAGTCGAGACATTGACTGGAGACGCTACGTTCGACCTCTGGACACGGGAGTACGTGGCGAGGCGGTCTATTTGGACAGACAATCGACTTTCATGAGCAGCCATCGCCGAGCTGTCAACGAGAGCAATCGACGCGAACTCTTAGTCTGCCATGACATGATGGGAAACTATCTGGCCGATCG ACACTACCAGAGCTCAGCGAAGTTCGATGACTATCGATTCATGCATTGGTCTGCCGTGGATTACTTTTGTTACTTCAGTCATCAGTATGTGACCATTCCGCCCAGCGGTTGGCTGAATGCCGCCCATCGTCATGGAGTCGCCGTGCTGGGCACCTACATTGTCGAGGGCGATGAAGGAAGTCGCCATCTTCACGAGGTCCTCTCCAGTGTTGAAAACGTGCGACGCACTGTTGCCGCCCTCACGCGTCTCTGTCAGCACTTTCACTTCGAGGGATGGCTGGTCAATGTGGAGTGTTCAGTGCGTGCCGATTGCATGCCCAATCTCTA CCTTTTTGTGGAGGAACTGCGTCATGCAACAGAGACACTGGTGCCTCATGGACGCATCTTCTGGTACGACAGTGTGATCGACAGCGGGATACTTAGCTGGCAGAACGAGCTGAACCAACGCAACGTGAACTTCTTTCGCAAAAGTCACGGCACCTTAATCAACTACACGTGGAATGAAAGCAGTCTGCAGCGGAGTGAGGCAACTGTGCGGCAGGAGAATGCAGAGGCGCATCGAGTGTTTCAGGGATTGGATGTGTTTGGACGTGGCCAAGTGGCGCGTTTCCAGAGCGCACAAACGCTGGCGAGGATTGCAAGACGCGGCTTCTCGGCGGGCATCTTTGCGCCCGCCTGGTGCTATGAGACACTGCAGCAATTTGGCTACAATATACGCAACGAAAATGGTGACGAGGCGTTCAATGACGCCTTCCTGGCCAGAAACGAGAAATGGTGGTCGAGTCTCTGGGAACATCTGGCCACCCATCCCTATTGCAAGTTGCCCTTCTACACGGACTTTTGTGTTGGATCGGGACGTGGCAATTTCGAGTGCGGGAACCGGGATGCCACCGCACGTTCCTTCTTCAATTTGTCGCGTCAGGCGCTGCAACCGTCGGTGCCACTGAGCGGCAATGCGGAGCATTCTTTTAATACCGCCTATGCCGGCGGTTGTGCTCTACGCATTCTCAACTTTGAACGCGCCTTTCGACTCTTCGTCACCGACTTCCAGTTGCCGCTGGGCGTGCTGCTCCTCGGCTACGCCTACAGACTGGATGTGGATTTGGAGGCGGATTCAGCGGCAGTGGATCATCAGCTGGACGTCGTCTTGCGTTGTCGTCCACCTGGACGACGCAGTCAGCATATGTATCTGTTTTGTGGTGACTACAATGATCACATCGTTACACCAGGTCGCAGCTACATCTCGCCACTTGGTGCTGCATTGCCATCGAATCTTGTACATGAGCAACTTCCCTCGGAGCAGGGCACTCTGGGTGTGAACTGGCGTGTCCGTTATTATCTTGTTAGTTTCGATGGACCGGTCACACTGCTAGACATTGGATTAAAGTGTCGACGTCCTCAGTTGTCCCGGGCGGATGCCTACTTCGGTGCCATCTACGTGCAGAGTCTGCAGTTGACGGATTTTAACTCGCTGCAAGGCAATGACAAGCTGCACATTGAAGCTTACA
- the LOC117783790 gene encoding uncharacterized protein LOC117783790 produces the protein MPAGRVAGKAGYSNHYYNGRSYVGINEEIMWVSIGMGVTIALLITIALCYIAREKCQKRQREYYVTA, from the exons ATGCCAGCCGGTCGTGTGGCCGGTAAAGCCGGCTACTCCAATCATTATTATAATG GTCGCTCGTATGTGGGCATCAATGAGGAAATAATGTGGGTTAGCATTGGCATGGGCGTGACAATAGCGCTGCTTATAACGATTGCACTGTGCTACATAGCACGGGAGAAGTGCCAAAAACGTCAGCGGGAATATTACGTGACGGCATAG
- the LOC117783768 gene encoding probable ATP-dependent RNA helicase CG8611 has translation MDDNITFNVTTKPTVKKAKQAATAAIKPLTKKQRAAPAGFDFQFNADKPKAKALVVRRRAAPVAKAKEQQVTKEQQVTKEQPVTAKVAASVSSTNVEKSDGDLMFNVFTAKPSVVVNKAPVKVTPTVVTGAIKKQQLKAALKGQGRKENPNKQPRAGDLFKAQLDEERRLKRAKEENRSTEEEPKTAVQSANKFRTKKIGLFDQSDVEALKQLGQRAVKPVKETIFTGTKVETLGLHAHAVKNLLDLLSITQLTTVQQKTIPQVLAGKDVLVRSQTGSGKTLAYALPIVERLQAKQPHVKRTDGVLALVIVPTRELALQTYELFQKLLKPYTWIVPGALLGGESRKSEKARLRKGINVLLGTPGRLVDHLLHTETFKLSKLQFLVLDEADRLLELGYERDVKQLVEAIDKQRAEDAVQSDQAAMQRMLLSATLTSQVQQLAGLTLKDPLYIDNSDEAADAALKGSNGYEKETIEAQLDDGLGEYLEDMTGVLSIPENLQLSYVVVPPKLRLVTISALLAKELAASPKQFKAIVFMSTTEMVNFHHDVLNEALTRRVLDEDDEQVDKEEQPDDEGETPLLHGLRFFKLHGSMTQTERQGVFRGFRDCASCVLLATDVVGRGIDVPDTKLVVQYTPAQTTADFVHRVGRTARAGRRGRAVLFLAPSEAQFVRHLEKKRIRIQQGDMYSYLEALLPRDAEARTVQEAASNLQHKFQSLLEDDRELHDKSCKAFVSWMKFYSTFPKELKPIFNVRIAHMGHFAKSFGLKEAPSKFAHKHAAPKPAPPTNRLTYTERDPEKVKQAKREKKRLYATTVSGEVRQTQQQAGKAGEQRHPAAGGGTGNGIGRSSFMKSLNKSRALNISEFDSGLPSLAAPKRRKQA, from the exons ATGGATGACAATATAACGTTTAATGTAACGACAAAACCGACAGTTAAGAAGGCAAAGCAG gcggcaacagcagctatTAAGCCGTTGACCAAAAAACAACGTGCAGCGCCCGCCGGATTTGACTTTCAATTCAATGCGGACAAGCCGAAGGCCAAGGCGCTGGTGGTGCGACGTCGTGCTGCGCCAGTGGCCAAGGCCAAGGAGCAGCAAGTGACCAAGGAGCAGCAAGTGACCAAGGAGCAGCCAGTCACAGCCAAAGTCGCAGCCTCAGTGTCGTCCACAAATGTGGAGAAGTCGGATGGCGATTTGATGTTCAATGTGTTTACGGCCAAGCCAAGTGTTGTGGTCAACAAAGCGCCAGTTAAAGTCACGCCCACTGTGGTGACAGGTGCCATTAAGAAGCAACAGTTGAAGGCGGCACTCAAGGGACAAGGACGCAAGGAGAATCCCAACAAGCAACCACGTGCCGGGGACTTGTTCAAGGCGCAGCTGGACGAGGAGCGCCGACTGAAGCGTGCCAAGGAGGAGAACCGTTCAACAGAAGAGGAGCCAAAGACTGCCGTACAGTCAGCGAATAAGTTTCGTACCAAGAAAATTGGACTCTTCGATCAGAGCGATGTGGAGGCGCTAAAGCAACTGGGTCAACGGGCTGTCAAGCCTGTCAAGGAGACTATATTCACGGGCACGAAGGTGGAGACTCTGGGACTGCATGCACATGCTGTGAAGAATCTGTTGGATCTGCTGAGCATCACACAGCTGACGACAGTGCAACAGAAGACCATACCACAAGTGCTGGCTGGCAAGGATGTCCTGGTCAGATCACAAACCGGATCCGGCAAGACTCTCGCCTATGCTCTGCCCATTGTGGAGCGTCTTCAGGCCAAGCAACCACACGTTAAGCGCACCGACGGCGTCCTGGCACTGGTCATTGTGCCCACCCGTGAGTTGGCTCTCCAGACCTACGAGTTGTTCCAGAAGCTACTGAAACCCTATACTTGGATTGTGCCCGGCGCCTTGCTGGGCGGTGAGAGCCGCAAGAGTGAGAAGGCGCGTCTGCGTAAGGGCATCAATGTGTTGCTGGGCACTCCGGGTCGCCTGGTGGATCATCTGTTGCACACTGAAACATTTAAGCTGTCCAAGCTGCAGTTTCTGGTCCTCGACGAGGCGGATCGTCTGCTGGAGCTGGGATACGAGCGCGATGTGAAGCAGCTGGTGGAGGCCATTGATAAACAGCGGGCAGAGGATGCAGTCCAGTCCGACCAAGCTGCCATGCAGCGGATGTTGCTCAGTGCCACACTGACCTCCCAGGTGCAACAGCTGGCGGGACTGACGCTCAAGGATCCGCTCTACATCGACAACAGTGATGAGGCCGCAGATGCGGCCTTGAAGGGATCAAATGGCTACGAGAAGGAGACAATCGAGGCGCAATTAGATGACGGACTTGGCGAGTACTTGGAGGACATGACCGGGGTACTGAGCATACCGGAGAATCTACAGCTCAGCTATGTGGTTGTGCCGCCCAAGCTGCGACTGGTCACCATCTCGGCGCTGTTGGCCAAGGAACTCGCTGCGAGTCCCAAACAATTCAAGGCGATTGTGTTTATGAGCACCACGGAAATGGTTAACTTTCATCACGATGTGCTCAACGAGGCGTTGACACGTCGTGTCCTGGACGAGGACGATGAGCAGGTGGATAAGGAGGAGCAGCCAGACGATGAGGGGGAAACGCCTTTGCTCCACGGACTGCGATTCTTTAA ACTCCATGGTTCGATGACACAGACGGAGCGTCAAGGTGTCTTTCGAGGCTTCCGGGATTGCGCCAGCTGCGTGCTTCTCGCCACCGATGTTGTTGGCCGTGGCATCGATGTACCGGACACCAAGCTGGTCGTACAATACACTCCGGCCCAGACCACGGCGGACTTTGTGCATCGCGTGGGACGCACAGCGCGTGCGGGACGACGTGGACGTGCTGTATTGTTTCTGGCGCCGAGCGAGGCGCAATTTGTGCGTCACTTGGAGAAGAAACGCATTCGCATCCAGCAGGGCGACATGTACAGCTATCTGGAGGCGTTGTTGCCACGCGATGCGGAGGCACGCACCGTCCAGGAGGCAGCATCCAATTTGCAGCACAAGTTTCAGTCGCTGCTCGAGGACGATCGGGAGTTGCACGACAAGTCCTGCAAGG CCTTTGTCTCGTGGATGAAGTTCTATTCGACATTTCCCAAGGAGCTGAAGCCCATATTCAATGTGCGCATCGCCCACATGGGCCACTTTGCCAAGAGCTTTGGCCTCAAGGAGGCGCCCAGCAAATTTGCCCACAAACATGCGGCCCCGAAGCCGGCGCCACCCACAAATCGCTTAACTTATACAGAGCG cgATCCCGAGAAGGTGAAGCAGGCGAAACGTGAGAAGAAGCGTCTTTATGCCACCACAGTGAGCGGCGAGGTGCGGCAAACGCAACAGCAGGCGGGAAAGGCCGGCGAACAGCGCCATCCAGCGGCGGGCGGTGGTACTGGCAATGGCATTGGCAGAAGCAGCTTTATGAAGAGTCTCAACAAATCACGAGCACTCAACATATCCGAGTTCGACAGCGGGCTGCCATCATTGGCAGCGCCCAAAAGACGCAAGCAGGCGTAG